The following proteins are co-located in the Pseudarthrobacter siccitolerans genome:
- a CDS encoding phenylacetate--CoA ligase family protein, which translates to MAAKRVPAYREFLAEHGVPVKLSLRGNTLTQAFAGLPEMDKDSYIKRWTIPARSVGGVLPRHGVVVDESSGSSGVPTSWVRGLEERLATRQLLQVGFSRTAETLKKQPFVLNCFSLGAWATGMNVSTSLTDVTMIKSIGPDRDKVIATMLEFGTDYTYIILSYPPFLKALFEDERIDWEDYDIVAAFGGEGISENMRGHITKYAHSAFGSYGASDLEINIAIETDYTVALRQAIAADPALSARLTKQDEYGVLPMIFQFNPYDYLLETNADGELIVTIVRKENVNPRIRYNIHDRGHVLRVRDLNAVLKEFGLDHIIRQQFLDLPLLFHYGRSDLSVDFNGAVVAPDALRDVLSSDRRLLAAVENHRLVSFEDEQGNRQLHIALQLTAKATQERTLDRVAYRNYILAQLREMNGDFNNAILTSPETSLPTVAFYPLRTGPFKSDGAKLKNEYVWQLGPSAPQDWALDLTFRAQKNSATAP; encoded by the coding sequence CGAGTTCCTCGCCGAACATGGGGTACCTGTAAAGCTCTCCCTCAGAGGCAATACCCTTACGCAGGCGTTCGCAGGGCTCCCGGAAATGGATAAGGACAGCTATATCAAGCGCTGGACCATTCCTGCCCGCAGCGTGGGTGGCGTTCTTCCCCGCCACGGTGTCGTAGTGGATGAATCGTCCGGAAGCTCTGGTGTTCCCACCAGCTGGGTGCGTGGCCTGGAGGAACGCCTCGCCACTCGGCAGTTGCTCCAGGTTGGTTTTTCGCGGACTGCTGAGACGCTCAAGAAGCAACCGTTCGTGCTCAACTGCTTCTCCCTTGGCGCATGGGCAACGGGGATGAACGTCAGCACTTCTCTCACGGACGTCACAATGATCAAATCCATCGGGCCGGACCGTGACAAGGTCATCGCCACGATGCTCGAATTCGGGACGGACTACACCTACATCATCCTCAGTTACCCGCCCTTCCTGAAGGCTTTGTTCGAAGATGAACGCATCGATTGGGAAGACTACGACATCGTCGCGGCGTTCGGTGGCGAGGGCATCAGCGAGAACATGCGCGGGCACATCACAAAGTACGCCCACAGCGCTTTCGGCTCCTACGGGGCCTCCGACCTGGAAATCAACATTGCAATAGAGACTGACTACACAGTGGCGCTCCGTCAGGCCATCGCCGCGGATCCGGCGCTGTCGGCGCGGCTCACCAAGCAGGACGAGTACGGTGTGCTCCCGATGATCTTCCAGTTCAACCCCTACGACTACCTCCTTGAAACAAATGCGGATGGCGAACTGATCGTCACGATCGTACGGAAAGAGAACGTCAACCCGCGCATCCGCTACAACATCCATGACCGCGGGCACGTGCTGCGCGTCCGCGACCTCAACGCCGTACTCAAGGAATTCGGACTCGACCACATCATTCGCCAACAGTTCCTCGATTTGCCCTTGCTGTTCCATTACGGCAGGAGCGACCTGTCCGTCGACTTCAACGGCGCGGTTGTTGCACCGGATGCCCTCCGGGACGTCCTCAGCAGCGACCGCAGGCTTCTCGCAGCCGTAGAAAACCACCGACTTGTTAGTTTCGAGGACGAGCAAGGAAACCGGCAGCTGCACATCGCGCTGCAGCTCACCGCAAAAGCCACCCAAGAGCGCACCTTGGACCGGGTCGCGTACAGGAACTACATCCTTGCGCAACTGAGAGAGATGAACGGCGATTTCAACAACGCGATCCTCACATCACCCGAGACAAGCTTGCCCACGGTTGCGTTCTATCCGCTGCGAACCGGCCCGTTCAAGTCTGACGGCGCAAAACTCAAAAACGAGTACGTTTGGCAACTCGGCCCCTCAGCTCCCCAAGACTGGGCCCTGGACCTAACCTTCCGAGCCCAGAAGAATTCCGCAACCGCTCCCTGA
- a CDS encoding acyltransferase family protein, with protein MNGLRGLAALVVLIHHCLLVSPQLVGAIESGGVAPMDWWVWWATFTPLHLLWAGKEAVYVFFILSGFVLTIPFTGASRPRWRAYFPKRMVRIYLPVWASLILALLMAWTVPRVASPELSSWVNLHDEASNVLVDAFLLRGAGSLNSPLWSLQWEMLFSLLLPLYVVVAIRVRRTWVPGIVGLFLFIAVGNLLYVALPVYLPMFGVGVLMAARRDVLERWGGKVGAFGWAGLLVASIVLLCSQWLFPQLPVFIATASIGGALLIFAFIAWSPTIAIGNNSVIHWLGIRSFSLYLVHEPIVVSVAFLLHATNPLYVALIAFPLSLLAAEIFFRLVERPSQRLAGGAGQIITDRMRSAKAAAVARR; from the coding sequence TTGAATGGGTTGAGGGGCCTTGCCGCGCTGGTAGTGCTCATACACCACTGCCTCCTCGTATCGCCGCAGCTTGTTGGAGCTATCGAAAGCGGCGGCGTGGCACCGATGGACTGGTGGGTCTGGTGGGCAACTTTCACACCGCTTCACCTGCTCTGGGCCGGCAAAGAAGCAGTTTACGTTTTCTTCATCCTGTCAGGATTCGTCCTGACTATTCCCTTTACTGGCGCCTCTCGACCACGATGGCGGGCCTACTTCCCGAAGCGTATGGTCAGGATCTATTTACCCGTCTGGGCTTCCCTGATTCTCGCGCTACTGATGGCCTGGACAGTTCCGCGGGTGGCGAGCCCAGAACTCAGCTCGTGGGTGAACCTGCATGATGAGGCGTCTAATGTACTCGTTGATGCCTTCTTGCTACGAGGTGCCGGTTCGCTCAACTCGCCGCTCTGGTCGCTCCAGTGGGAGATGCTTTTTTCTCTACTTTTGCCCCTTTACGTCGTGGTCGCCATTCGCGTGCGGCGCACGTGGGTTCCCGGCATTGTGGGCCTTTTTCTCTTTATCGCGGTCGGGAACCTGCTGTACGTGGCGCTTCCGGTATACCTTCCGATGTTCGGAGTCGGTGTTCTCATGGCCGCAAGGCGCGATGTCTTGGAGCGGTGGGGAGGGAAAGTAGGAGCCTTCGGATGGGCCGGCCTGCTTGTCGCATCCATAGTTCTGCTGTGTTCGCAGTGGCTTTTCCCTCAGCTGCCGGTTTTCATCGCCACGGCTTCCATTGGCGGCGCACTGCTGATCTTTGCATTCATCGCGTGGTCGCCAACAATCGCAATAGGCAATAATTCCGTGATTCACTGGCTAGGAATACGGTCATTCAGCCTCTACTTGGTCCATGAACCGATCGTTGTGTCCGTCGCCTTCCTTCTTCACGCGACAAACCCCTTGTACGTCGCACTCATCGCCTTCCCCTTGTCGCTGCTGGCAGCCGAGATCTTCTTCCGTCTGGTGGAAAGGCCGAGCCAGCGGTTGGCGGGCGGCGCTGGCCAAATCATCACGGATCGCATGCGCTCCGCGAAGGCCGCCGCAGTGGCACGACGCTAG
- the rplM gene encoding 50S ribosomal protein L13, whose amino-acid sequence MRTYTPKPGDINRQWHVIDATDVVLGRLASQTAILLRGKHKATYASHMDMGDFVIIINAEKVALTGAKLEQKRAYRHSGYPGGLTSVNYAELLESNPVRAVEKAIKGMLPKNSLAAQQLGKLKVYRGAEHPHAAQQPKTFEITQVAQ is encoded by the coding sequence GTGCGTACGTACACCCCGAAGCCCGGCGATATCAACCGCCAGTGGCACGTCATTGACGCCACAGACGTTGTCCTTGGTCGTCTTGCAAGCCAGACCGCAATCCTGCTGCGCGGCAAGCACAAGGCCACCTATGCATCCCACATGGACATGGGCGACTTCGTCATCATCATCAACGCTGAAAAGGTAGCCCTCACCGGCGCCAAGCTGGAGCAGAAGCGCGCATACCGCCACTCCGGCTACCCGGGCGGCCTGACCTCCGTCAACTACGCGGAACTCCTGGAATCCAACCCGGTCCGCGCCGTTGAGAAGGCCATCAAGGGCATGCTTCCCAAGAACTCCCTCGCTGCACAGCAGCTGGGCAAGCTGAAGGTGTACCGCGGTGCTGAGCACCCGCACGCCGCCCAGCAGCCCAAGACTTTCGAAATCACCCAGGTCGCCCAGTAG
- a CDS encoding prepilin peptidase, producing MGNDGSPEWLWVLGAGVAGFILSPITEILIARCMPRLGELPIVPVRITTAALTALVCAAFGMRFGMSFALPAFIFLGVLSIQLARIDISLHLLPNPLVLALLAGGFVLFLIPGVFGKQADNLLRAALGAVILFLGYLILGLISPRGIGMGDVKLAAPVGLFLGYLGWSQVLYGGLLGFVLNGLTTVVILSRRSQNRATEVAHGPSMLSATVATAIFLL from the coding sequence ATGGGAAATGATGGTTCGCCCGAGTGGCTCTGGGTCCTTGGCGCCGGCGTCGCGGGGTTCATCCTCTCCCCCATTACCGAGATCCTTATCGCCAGGTGCATGCCCAGACTGGGCGAACTGCCCATTGTCCCCGTCAGAATCACGACGGCGGCACTTACCGCCCTCGTGTGCGCGGCCTTTGGTATGCGATTTGGAATGAGCTTTGCCCTGCCGGCTTTCATATTCCTGGGCGTGCTAAGCATACAACTCGCCAGGATTGACATTTCACTGCATTTGTTGCCCAATCCCCTTGTATTAGCCCTCCTCGCGGGGGGCTTCGTTTTGTTTCTGATACCGGGGGTATTTGGCAAGCAGGCTGATAACCTGCTGCGCGCGGCGCTCGGAGCCGTCATTTTGTTTCTTGGCTACCTTATTCTGGGACTAATCTCCCCCAGGGGCATCGGAATGGGCGACGTGAAGCTCGCTGCGCCCGTCGGCCTCTTTCTGGGATACCTAGGTTGGAGCCAAGTGCTCTATGGGGGACTCCTCGGATTCGTTCTGAATGGCCTAACTACAGTCGTGATCCTTAGCCGAAGAAGCCAGAATAGAGCGACAGAGGTGGCCCATGGCCCCTCGATGCTGAGCGCTACTGTGGCAACCGCCATCTTCCTCCTATAG
- a CDS encoding bifunctional glycosyltransferase family 2/GtrA family protein yields MTPSYGGLALEIVVPVFNEEAVLKNSISRLAEYLTLEMPSTWKITIADNASTDRTPEIAARLSEQLPNVEYRRLEVKGRGYALRDAWGASEAKVLAYLDVDLSTDLAALPPLVAPLLSGHSDISIGTRLGQSSRVSRGAKREFISRSYNFLLRRTMQVRFSDAQCGFKAIRADVAKRLLPHVEDNGWFFDTELLIIAERSGLRIHEIPVDWIDDPDSRVDIKQTAYDDLRGMVRVASSLIKGLIPVQAIYAELGRRPIVPPGRPSFFGQVIRFGLVGVVSTLAFALLYLVLQGPFGAQQANFLALLMTAVGNTAANRRFTFGISGPAKLITQQFQGLVVFLMAWGISSSSLLVLHAVNGDASPSSELLTLTAANIFATLMRFVLLRIWVFRVRLSAGRSAVLALRPAGQSVR; encoded by the coding sequence ATGACACCTAGCTATGGGGGCTTGGCGCTCGAAATTGTGGTACCGGTTTTCAATGAGGAAGCCGTACTCAAAAACAGCATCTCAAGGCTCGCCGAATATCTGACGCTCGAAATGCCGTCGACGTGGAAAATCACTATTGCGGACAATGCAAGCACCGACCGAACCCCGGAGATTGCTGCTCGACTCAGCGAGCAATTGCCCAACGTCGAGTACCGCCGTCTGGAAGTAAAGGGACGAGGGTACGCTCTCCGGGATGCCTGGGGAGCTTCTGAGGCAAAAGTTCTTGCCTACTTGGATGTAGACCTATCGACTGACCTCGCTGCGCTTCCGCCTTTGGTGGCGCCCCTCCTGTCAGGGCACTCCGATATTTCTATAGGCACCCGATTGGGACAGAGCTCTCGGGTCAGCCGCGGTGCTAAGCGGGAATTCATTTCGCGTTCGTACAATTTCCTGCTGCGTCGGACCATGCAGGTGCGCTTTTCGGATGCGCAGTGTGGCTTTAAGGCAATTCGGGCGGATGTGGCAAAACGCTTGCTTCCACATGTTGAGGACAATGGCTGGTTCTTTGATACTGAGCTGCTCATCATTGCGGAACGTTCTGGACTCCGTATCCACGAAATTCCGGTGGACTGGATCGACGATCCCGACAGCCGGGTAGATATCAAGCAGACAGCTTACGACGACCTCCGAGGAATGGTCCGGGTGGCCAGCTCGCTAATAAAAGGGTTAATTCCAGTTCAGGCGATTTACGCCGAGCTCGGCCGGCGCCCCATCGTGCCGCCTGGCCGTCCCAGCTTCTTCGGGCAAGTTATCCGGTTTGGCCTCGTTGGTGTTGTCTCCACGCTCGCTTTCGCACTGCTCTATCTGGTGCTCCAAGGTCCGTTCGGCGCCCAGCAGGCCAACTTTCTAGCCCTGCTCATGACAGCTGTCGGTAACACGGCCGCCAACCGACGATTCACATTTGGCATCAGCGGACCGGCCAAATTGATTACCCAGCAATTCCAGGGTTTGGTCGTATTTTTGATGGCTTGGGGAATTAGTTCATCGTCGCTTCTTGTACTCCATGCAGTCAACGGCGACGCCTCACCTAGCTCGGAGCTGCTAACCCTGACGGCCGCCAACATCTTCGCAACGCTGATGCGGTTCGTTCTACTCCGGATCTGGGTCTTCCGAGTACGACTCAGTGCAGGCCGGTCCGCGGTGCTTGCGCTCCGCCCAGCAGGACAGTCCGTTCGTTGA
- a CDS encoding ArnT family glycosyltransferase, whose translation MSVTEASRTAAALAVRAAHRPLRWEQFGLAVLLVATSVTFLWGLDRNGWANPYYSAAAQAGSQDWKAFFFGSLDAGNLITIDKPPLSIWIMSLSVRLFGLNSWALLVPQALMGIATTWLIYKIIRRSHPTAPALLGGLIYASTPVVFLMSRFNNPEPLMGLLTAAAVYFTLRAMDDNHWVWYLLAGAALGLGFMAKQIQAFLVIPALVLTVLLFGAGTLGSRFVRLLAALTTLIIAGGWWMAVVDLTPAGNRPYVGGSATNSMLELTLDYNGLARFLRFGADPQSGRPVPLALSEAIYDGGPGRLFNANFAPEGAWLLFTALISALALILLWRQSGNGGPATRLMTVGVVWLVSVYVVVSYMGTMTHSYYIFSVAAPVAIVVPLGLNLLWNQRQRLVPRMIGAVLVAGTGYIGFRIFQYSNEWGFWPLVVVCTTCLASAAWLAPKKTIPRTMTLALVTVAIVMSPVSTDMITLSKPQSGTNPLSGPTSNNANALSAHLDAARLGNPPLARHMGFGVQPSTNVTTLLKEAGNSKWAAATYTAQNAAQYQLASQRPVVALGGWLGHDPAPTFERFKMLVEEREIGYFIWQQPIVDGVPLGRDAAAITDWVQANFKAKDVDGVRIYDLRK comes from the coding sequence TTGAGCGTCACCGAGGCGAGCCGCACAGCCGCTGCGCTTGCCGTGCGCGCTGCCCACAGGCCACTGCGGTGGGAGCAGTTTGGACTTGCAGTTCTCCTGGTGGCGACGTCCGTGACGTTCCTGTGGGGGTTGGACCGCAATGGCTGGGCGAACCCGTACTACTCCGCGGCGGCCCAAGCAGGTTCCCAGGACTGGAAAGCATTCTTCTTCGGATCCCTCGATGCCGGCAACCTCATTACCATCGACAAACCGCCGCTCAGCATCTGGATCATGTCGCTCTCCGTCCGGCTCTTCGGACTCAACTCCTGGGCTCTTCTAGTCCCCCAAGCCCTCATGGGTATCGCCACAACGTGGCTGATCTACAAAATCATTCGCCGCAGCCACCCCACCGCCCCAGCGTTACTGGGCGGCCTGATCTACGCAAGCACCCCCGTGGTGTTTCTAATGTCACGGTTCAACAACCCTGAGCCATTGATGGGACTCCTGACAGCTGCCGCGGTCTATTTCACACTCAGGGCCATGGATGATAACCACTGGGTCTGGTACCTGCTGGCAGGCGCCGCTCTGGGCCTCGGGTTCATGGCAAAGCAGATCCAGGCATTCCTCGTTATTCCCGCACTAGTACTTACTGTGCTTCTGTTCGGAGCGGGCACCTTGGGCTCCCGATTTGTCCGGCTGTTGGCCGCGCTCACAACATTGATTATCGCCGGCGGTTGGTGGATGGCCGTGGTGGATCTGACTCCGGCCGGGAACCGGCCTTACGTTGGCGGCTCTGCAACGAACAGCATGCTGGAATTGACTCTCGATTACAACGGGCTGGCACGCTTTCTCCGGTTTGGCGCAGACCCTCAGTCCGGAAGACCAGTCCCGCTAGCCTTATCGGAAGCCATTTACGACGGCGGCCCCGGTCGCCTCTTCAATGCGAATTTTGCACCCGAAGGTGCGTGGCTGCTTTTCACTGCGCTGATTTCCGCTCTGGCCCTGATTCTGCTCTGGCGGCAGTCCGGCAACGGCGGTCCAGCAACACGTCTAATGACCGTTGGTGTCGTTTGGCTGGTCTCCGTCTACGTTGTCGTGAGCTACATGGGCACGATGACTCACTCTTACTACATATTTTCAGTCGCGGCTCCGGTGGCGATCGTAGTCCCTCTGGGGCTCAATCTGCTATGGAATCAACGGCAGAGGTTAGTCCCCCGGATGATTGGCGCCGTTCTTGTTGCCGGGACCGGATACATAGGATTCCGGATTTTCCAGTACAGCAACGAGTGGGGGTTCTGGCCGCTCGTTGTAGTTTGTACAACCTGCCTTGCGTCTGCCGCGTGGCTAGCCCCCAAAAAAACGATCCCTCGTACGATGACTTTAGCGCTAGTAACGGTAGCAATAGTAATGTCGCCAGTTTCAACCGACATGATCACGTTGTCGAAACCCCAGTCGGGGACAAATCCCCTATCAGGGCCAACGAGCAACAACGCTAATGCACTTTCTGCTCATCTTGATGCTGCCCGCCTCGGGAATCCACCCTTGGCACGCCACATGGGATTCGGCGTTCAGCCTTCAACGAATGTAACGACGCTACTCAAGGAAGCAGGCAATTCGAAATGGGCGGCCGCAACTTATACGGCGCAAAATGCCGCTCAGTATCAGCTCGCATCGCAAAGACCCGTAGTTGCGCTGGGTGGGTGGCTTGGTCATGATCCAGCACCTACATTTGAACGGTTCAAGATGCTTGTTGAGGAAAGAGAGATCGGTTACTTCATCTGGCAGCAACCGATCGTGGATGGAGTACCGCTTGGAAGGGATGCCGCCGCCATTACTGATTGGGTCCAGGCCAATTTCAAGGCGAAGGATGTTGACGGTGTCAGAATCTACGATCTTAGAAAATAA
- a CDS encoding Flp family type IVb pilin, with protein sequence MTSLMVSMTAFIAGIKDRFESEKGATATEYSLLIAFIAFLIIAGVTLFGNALSDWFSTLGSTVTAWTV encoded by the coding sequence ATGACTTCTCTCATGGTCTCAATGACTGCTTTCATCGCCGGCATTAAGGATCGTTTTGAATCCGAAAAGGGTGCGACTGCAACTGAATACTCCCTGCTAATCGCATTCATCGCTTTCCTCATCATCGCCGGCGTCACCCTGTTCGGTAACGCCCTCAGCGACTGGTTCTCAACCCTCGGTTCGACCGTCACGGCTTGGACAGTCTGA
- the rpsI gene encoding 30S ribosomal protein S9, giving the protein MAQNEETTEAVEAEETLTSYTSESSAADAAAPKKERPALTVAGAAVGRRKEAVARVRVVPGSGKWTINGRALDNYFPNKLHQQDVNEPFKILDLEGAYDVIARIHGGGISGQAGALRLGIARSLNEIDVENNRATLKKAGYLSRDARVIERKKAGLKKARKAQQYSKR; this is encoded by the coding sequence GTGGCTCAGAACGAAGAGACCACCGAGGCCGTCGAGGCCGAGGAAACCCTGACCAGCTACACCTCTGAAAGCTCAGCTGCTGACGCCGCTGCGCCGAAGAAGGAGCGTCCGGCCCTGACCGTTGCCGGCGCAGCTGTTGGCCGCCGCAAGGAAGCCGTTGCACGCGTCCGCGTTGTCCCCGGCTCCGGCAAGTGGACCATCAACGGCCGCGCGTTGGACAACTACTTCCCGAACAAGCTGCACCAGCAGGACGTCAACGAGCCCTTCAAGATCCTTGATCTCGAAGGCGCCTACGACGTCATCGCCCGTATCCACGGTGGCGGCATCTCGGGCCAGGCCGGTGCCCTGCGCCTCGGCATCGCCCGTTCGCTGAACGAGATCGACGTCGAGAACAACCGCGCCACCCTGAAGAAGGCCGGTTACCTCTCCCGTGACGCCCGCGTCATCGAGCGTAAGAAGGCCGGTCTTAAGAAGGCCCGTAAGGCTCAGCAGTACTCCAAGCGCTAA
- a CDS encoding ArnT family glycosyltransferase, which translates to MLTVSESTILENKGPVSVGEDPGGLRRTIWEAGTLVVILLAAAVLYVWGLAGNGWANAYYSAAVQAGLHDPVSYFFGSADWGNSVSVDKPPLSLWIVGLSVRIFGLNTWALLLPQAAMTMGSTFLIYRLARRYLPAHAALLSGAVFATTPITVLLARYNNPDPLMVLMMLSALYAGMRATESGRVRWLYVAAGFLTLGFLTKQLQAFMVLPAIVLVYCLYIRKSWKQRTVALAMAGLLLAAGSMSLPIAVDLSPPGSRPYVGGSMTNSMLELTLGYNGIDRIMQKDDGRSAALTPQEFQGDASDAGPFRLFNSNYGQESGWLLLPAFMVCVVIVAQALRRRSTVTPVFALGVAVWMLTTYFVLSFMGNSIHSYYTAAIAAPLALCIGIGSHMLISSSRSMRWRIGSAAVVVLSAIFSNAMWQLSDSYPEAAGRALLMAGLAAGAVLSVPAPFTWAKPAAASLGIASLLVGPLVCSFLTLSNPQQGSNPLSGGLTRSPTSLSRFLDEVKKNNPPAVTGLAIGVTPSAAVAEYLRNAPPGCTWVAATYPGQTAARFQLDLGRPVMPLSGFAAMDPSPTIGQFKELVEANRLCYLVVQPEQLRVPGTSGELLAIHKWVTENFKAEQIDGVTIYDLHG; encoded by the coding sequence ATGTTGACGGTGTCAGAATCTACGATCTTAGAAAATAAAGGCCCGGTTAGCGTAGGCGAAGATCCCGGGGGGCTTCGCCGAACTATTTGGGAGGCCGGCACCCTGGTCGTCATCCTGCTCGCAGCCGCCGTCCTTTATGTCTGGGGATTGGCTGGGAACGGCTGGGCTAACGCATATTACTCCGCTGCCGTCCAAGCTGGGCTTCATGACCCCGTCTCGTACTTCTTCGGATCCGCGGACTGGGGAAACTCCGTATCAGTCGATAAGCCGCCTCTGAGTCTGTGGATCGTGGGACTGTCCGTCCGCATCTTTGGGCTGAACACGTGGGCCCTGCTGCTCCCTCAAGCCGCGATGACGATGGGGAGTACCTTTTTGATCTACCGTTTGGCCCGGAGATATTTGCCCGCCCACGCCGCACTCCTTTCTGGCGCCGTTTTTGCCACCACGCCCATCACCGTTCTGCTGGCACGATACAACAACCCCGATCCATTGATGGTGTTGATGATGCTCTCGGCGCTTTATGCAGGGATGCGGGCCACAGAATCGGGACGAGTCCGATGGCTATACGTGGCGGCGGGATTCCTTACCCTCGGATTCCTTACGAAACAACTTCAGGCATTCATGGTGTTGCCAGCTATCGTATTGGTCTACTGCCTCTACATCCGAAAGTCCTGGAAGCAGCGGACCGTCGCACTTGCCATGGCTGGTCTCCTTCTGGCTGCAGGCTCCATGTCTTTGCCGATCGCCGTGGACCTCTCACCTCCTGGCTCGCGCCCATATGTGGGGGGTTCAATGACCAACAGCATGCTTGAACTGACGCTCGGTTACAACGGAATTGACCGCATCATGCAAAAGGATGACGGTCGGTCTGCGGCGCTGACACCTCAAGAATTCCAGGGCGATGCTTCGGACGCGGGCCCGTTTCGCCTATTCAACTCAAACTACGGCCAAGAGTCCGGCTGGCTGTTGCTGCCTGCATTCATGGTCTGCGTCGTTATCGTTGCCCAAGCGCTTCGGCGGCGCAGCACCGTCACCCCGGTCTTCGCCTTGGGCGTAGCGGTCTGGATGCTCACGACATACTTCGTGCTCAGTTTCATGGGTAACAGCATCCATTCGTATTACACGGCTGCGATTGCGGCGCCTCTGGCTCTTTGTATCGGCATAGGCAGCCACATGCTCATTTCATCATCCAGGTCGATGCGGTGGCGCATCGGAAGCGCCGCGGTGGTGGTGTTGAGCGCCATTTTCTCAAACGCAATGTGGCAACTGAGTGATTCCTATCCAGAAGCCGCAGGAAGGGCATTGTTGATGGCCGGTCTGGCCGCCGGTGCAGTGCTCTCCGTTCCAGCCCCTTTCACGTGGGCGAAGCCCGCTGCGGCGTCGCTGGGCATCGCTAGCCTGCTTGTTGGACCCCTCGTGTGTTCATTCCTTACCCTGTCCAATCCGCAGCAGGGCTCGAACCCCCTTTCCGGAGGGCTCACGCGAAGCCCAACCAGCCTCAGCCGCTTCCTAGACGAGGTGAAGAAGAATAATCCCCCGGCTGTTACCGGACTGGCCATCGGCGTTACCCCAAGCGCGGCAGTGGCCGAATATCTCAGGAACGCTCCGCCAGGCTGCACGTGGGTCGCGGCTACATATCCAGGACAGACTGCTGCACGCTTCCAACTGGACTTGGGGCGGCCAGTCATGCCACTCAGCGGATTTGCGGCGATGGACCCCAGCCCAACAATCGGCCAATTCAAGGAGCTGGTCGAAGCCAACCGCCTTTGCTATCTGGTTGTGCAACCCGAGCAGCTCAGGGTGCCTGGGACCAGCGGCGAGCTCTTGGCGATCCATAAGTGGGTCACTGAGAACTTCAAGGCCGAACAGATTGACGGCGTGACCATCTACGACCTCCATGGATAG
- the glmM gene encoding phosphoglucosamine mutase produces the protein MSRLFGTDGVRGLANGLLTAELAMQLAQAAAVVLGHDRNSNGSRPRAVVARDPRASGEFIAAAVEAGLSSSGVDVYDAGVLPTPAAAYLVADLDADFGVMISASHNPAPDNGIKFFARGGQKLPDEVEDAIEAQMSKEAVRPVGADVGRIQRFSDAEDRYIVHLLQTLPHNLDGLTVVLDCAHGAASGCSPQVFKDAGANVIVIGADPDGHNINDGVGSTHLGPLKEAVLKYSADLGIAHDGDADRCLAVDHEGTEVDGDQIMAILAVALKASGKLRDDVLVATVMSNLGLKIALREAGISIRETAVGDRYVLEEMRDGGFNLGGEQSGHVIFADHATTGDGVLTGLQLAAQIALTGKPLKELATVMTKLPQVLINVKGVDRTKAGSNEVLAQAVAAAEAALGDTGRVLLRPSGTEPVVRVMVEAADEETAQSIAEHLAQVVRSELALELVSE, from the coding sequence GTGTCTAGATTATTTGGAACTGATGGTGTCCGGGGGCTGGCGAACGGTCTGTTGACCGCGGAGCTGGCGATGCAGCTGGCCCAGGCGGCCGCCGTCGTGCTCGGCCACGACCGCAACTCCAACGGCTCCCGGCCGCGCGCCGTGGTGGCCCGCGACCCGCGCGCCAGCGGCGAGTTCATCGCCGCCGCCGTGGAGGCCGGGCTCTCCAGCTCGGGCGTTGACGTGTACGACGCCGGCGTCCTCCCCACTCCCGCAGCCGCCTACCTCGTGGCCGACCTGGACGCGGATTTTGGGGTGATGATCTCCGCCTCGCACAACCCCGCACCGGACAACGGCATCAAGTTCTTCGCTCGAGGCGGCCAGAAGCTGCCCGACGAGGTGGAGGACGCCATCGAGGCCCAGATGTCCAAGGAAGCAGTGCGGCCGGTCGGCGCGGACGTAGGCCGCATCCAGCGCTTCTCGGACGCCGAGGACCGCTACATCGTCCACCTCCTCCAGACGCTGCCGCACAACCTGGACGGCCTCACCGTCGTCCTCGACTGCGCCCACGGTGCCGCCAGTGGCTGCTCACCCCAGGTCTTCAAGGACGCTGGCGCGAACGTCATTGTCATCGGTGCTGACCCGGACGGCCACAACATCAACGACGGCGTCGGCTCAACCCACCTGGGGCCCCTCAAGGAAGCGGTCTTGAAGTACAGCGCAGACCTTGGCATCGCCCACGACGGCGATGCCGACCGCTGCCTCGCAGTGGACCATGAGGGGACTGAGGTGGACGGTGACCAGATTATGGCCATCCTCGCGGTCGCCCTCAAAGCATCAGGCAAGCTGAGGGACGATGTCCTCGTGGCCACCGTGATGAGCAACCTCGGCCTGAAGATCGCCCTCCGGGAAGCCGGCATCAGCATCCGCGAAACCGCCGTGGGGGACCGGTACGTTCTCGAGGAAATGCGCGACGGCGGCTTCAACCTGGGCGGCGAACAGTCCGGCCACGTGATCTTCGCCGACCATGCCACCACCGGCGACGGCGTCCTCACCGGCCTGCAGCTTGCTGCCCAGATAGCCCTGACCGGGAAACCGCTCAAGGAACTCGCCACCGTGATGACCAAGCTTCCCCAGGTTCTCATCAACGTCAAAGGTGTGGACCGCACCAAGGCAGGCAGCAACGAAGTCCTGGCCCAGGCCGTGGCCGCGGCGGAAGCTGCGCTGGGTGACACCGGCCGCGTTCTCCTCCGCCCCTCCGGCACCGAACCCGTGGTCCGGGTTATGGTGGAAGCTGCAGACGAAGAGACGGCTCAGTCCATTGCGGAACACTTGGCCCAGGTGGTCCGTTCCGAACTCGCCCTGGAGCTCGTCAGCGAGTAA